A genomic segment from Synergistes jonesii encodes:
- a CDS encoding aminotransferase family protein, whose protein sequence is MKVTESKVFYRNFNKRLSTIVRGKGIYLYDKDGRKYIDACSGSVSANLGHGNEEIAETMGKQAATLAYTHMHSFTNEQAEQLARRVVEYSGQDYEAVYFVSGGSEATDTAVKLARQYYLERDGRSCKHKVISRWMSFHGNTIGAMSVSGKRGLRQKYDPYLFDSPHIEAPYCYRCPYDRSYPQCGLRCAQELENCILREGPENVSAFMAEPIGGTSLSALRPPDDYYRAVREICDRYDVLLIFDEVMTGFGRTGRHFAMEYFDVVPDILTFAKGVSSCYFPLGGVMADGRVVEAVKKGSGKFTHGYTYSGNPLACAVGNKAVEIIQRERLAENAAKQGAYIKGRLAEMAAELPVIGDIRGEGLLIGVEFVADPATKQPFPAKAGFNAKLEQAGMKLGLALYPGGYSINETSGDHRIISPPINITAAECQLLMDLFQQALAQVCHELL, encoded by the coding sequence GTGAAGGTCACTGAGAGCAAGGTATTTTATCGGAATTTCAATAAGCGTTTGTCCACCATCGTTCGAGGAAAGGGCATTTACCTATACGACAAAGATGGGCGGAAATATATTGACGCGTGCAGTGGTTCTGTTTCCGCAAATTTAGGTCATGGTAACGAGGAGATAGCGGAGACCATGGGTAAGCAGGCGGCCACATTAGCCTATACCCATATGCACAGCTTTACCAACGAGCAGGCGGAGCAGCTGGCCCGCCGTGTTGTGGAATACAGCGGCCAGGATTACGAAGCTGTGTATTTCGTCTCCGGCGGTTCGGAAGCTACGGATACGGCCGTCAAGCTGGCCCGGCAATATTATCTGGAGCGGGATGGCCGGAGCTGTAAGCACAAGGTGATCTCCCGGTGGATGAGTTTTCACGGCAATACCATCGGAGCGATGTCGGTCTCGGGAAAACGGGGCCTGCGGCAAAAATATGATCCATATTTGTTCGACAGCCCACATATTGAGGCTCCATATTGTTACCGTTGTCCTTACGATCGTAGTTATCCCCAATGCGGCTTGCGCTGCGCGCAGGAGTTGGAGAATTGCATTCTGCGGGAAGGACCGGAGAACGTGTCGGCGTTTATGGCGGAGCCCATCGGCGGTACGTCTTTATCCGCGCTGCGTCCGCCGGACGACTATTACCGGGCGGTCAGGGAAATCTGCGACCGGTATGATGTATTACTGATCTTTGACGAGGTGATGACTGGTTTTGGCCGGACAGGACGGCATTTCGCCATGGAATATTTTGATGTGGTCCCGGATATCCTGACGTTTGCCAAAGGCGTCAGCTCCTGTTATTTCCCCTTGGGCGGCGTGATGGCGGACGGCAGGGTGGTAGAGGCTGTCAAGAAAGGTAGCGGCAAGTTTACCCATGGCTATACCTATTCGGGGAATCCTCTGGCCTGCGCGGTAGGGAACAAAGCGGTGGAGATCATTCAGCGGGAGCGGCTCGCGGAAAACGCGGCAAAGCAAGGTGCCTACATTAAAGGCCGGCTGGCGGAAATGGCCGCGGAATTGCCGGTGATAGGAGACATCCGCGGCGAAGGCCTGCTGATAGGAGTGGAATTTGTGGCTGATCCGGCTACCAAACAGCCGTTCCCGGCCAAAGCCGGTTTCAACGCCAAGCTTGAACAGGCGGGGATGAAGCTGGGCTTGGCCCTGTACCCCGGAGGCTACTCCATCAACGAAACCAGCGGCGACCATCGCATCATCTCCCCCCCGATCAATATCACCGCAGCCGAATGCCAATTGCTCATGGACCTGTTCCAGCAAGCCCTCGCCCAAGTCTGCCATGAGCTGTTGTAA